Proteins found in one Actinokineospora alba genomic segment:
- the ggt gene encoding gamma-glutamyltransferase, translating into MRTPRRGNALSVALLAIAGLVAAPSAAVAAPPLAKAPFAQGYGGAVVSDTVESTQAGIEVLRRGGTAADAAVAVAATLGVTDPNMAGLGGGGYFVYYDARTRQVSTIDGRETTPAAGDANMFINPATGTPYPFPTAVSSGLSVGTPGMLATWERALERWGRFSLKDNLKPAIKVAEKGFPVTPQLRSEILDNQARFKQFSSTAELFLPGGSAPEVGYILRNPDLADTYREIAKDGTRAFYGGEIGEDVAETTQNPPLAADATITPPKGRMTVEDLRDYRTIDRAPTHVAYRGYDVYGMAPSSSGGITVGEALNILETFDLAGMERTQALHHYLEASKLAFADRNRYIGDPAYVDVPQERLLSDAHAAKRACLIDPAAVLPAPTAPDAGCEPATAGTASSENEVHTNHFVVSDKRGNVVSYTNTIEQVGGSGIVVPGRGFLLNNELTDFNFTPSQGSAPDPNLAAPGKRPRSSMSPTIVLKNGKPWLALGSPGGSTIITTVLQILVNRVDFGMTLKQAVAAPRATQRNSPTTVAEPAFIAAAGGLSAIGHVFTEQRFIGAAATLEFTGAGKVLAVGEEFRRGGTSAAVLYPTP; encoded by the coding sequence ATGCGTACTCCACGCCGAGGCAACGCACTGTCCGTAGCGCTACTCGCGATCGCGGGGCTGGTCGCGGCTCCGTCGGCCGCGGTGGCCGCGCCCCCACTGGCGAAGGCCCCGTTCGCGCAGGGATACGGCGGGGCGGTTGTCTCCGACACCGTCGAATCGACGCAGGCGGGCATCGAGGTGCTCCGCAGAGGCGGGACCGCCGCCGACGCCGCCGTGGCGGTCGCCGCGACGCTCGGGGTGACCGATCCGAACATGGCGGGCCTCGGGGGTGGCGGGTACTTCGTGTACTACGACGCCCGCACCCGCCAGGTGTCCACGATCGATGGCCGCGAGACCACACCCGCCGCCGGTGACGCGAACATGTTCATCAATCCCGCCACGGGCACGCCCTACCCGTTCCCGACCGCGGTGAGCAGCGGCTTGTCCGTGGGTACCCCGGGCATGCTGGCCACCTGGGAGCGCGCGCTTGAGCGGTGGGGCCGGTTCAGCCTCAAGGACAACCTCAAGCCCGCCATCAAGGTCGCCGAGAAGGGCTTCCCGGTCACCCCGCAGCTGCGCTCGGAGATCCTGGACAACCAGGCCCGGTTCAAGCAGTTCAGCTCGACCGCCGAGCTGTTCCTTCCCGGCGGCAGCGCGCCCGAGGTCGGGTACATCCTGCGCAACCCGGACCTGGCCGACACCTACCGCGAGATCGCCAAGGACGGCACGCGCGCGTTCTACGGCGGCGAGATCGGCGAGGACGTCGCCGAGACCACGCAGAACCCGCCGCTGGCCGCCGACGCCACGATCACCCCGCCCAAGGGCCGGATGACGGTCGAGGACCTGCGGGACTACCGGACCATCGACCGCGCCCCGACCCACGTGGCCTACCGGGGCTACGACGTCTACGGCATGGCCCCCAGCTCCAGCGGCGGCATCACCGTGGGCGAGGCGCTCAACATCCTGGAGACCTTCGACCTCGCGGGCATGGAACGCACCCAGGCGCTGCACCACTACCTGGAGGCAAGCAAGCTCGCCTTCGCCGACCGCAACCGGTACATCGGCGACCCGGCCTACGTCGACGTCCCGCAGGAGCGGCTGCTGTCGGACGCGCACGCGGCCAAGCGGGCCTGCCTGATCGACCCGGCGGCGGTCCTGCCCGCGCCGACCGCCCCGGACGCGGGCTGTGAGCCCGCCACGGCGGGTACGGCGTCGTCGGAGAACGAGGTTCACACGAACCACTTCGTCGTCTCCGACAAGCGCGGCAACGTGGTGTCCTACACCAACACCATCGAGCAGGTCGGCGGCAGCGGCATCGTGGTGCCGGGCCGCGGGTTCCTGCTCAACAACGAGCTGACCGACTTCAACTTCACCCCGTCGCAGGGCTCGGCGCCCGACCCGAACCTGGCCGCGCCGGGCAAGCGGCCGCGGTCGAGCATGTCGCCGACGATCGTGCTGAAGAACGGCAAGCCGTGGCTGGCGCTCGGATCCCCGGGCGGCTCGACGATCATCACCACGGTCCTGCAGATCCTGGTCAACCGGGTCGACTTCGGCATGACACTCAAGCAGGCCGTCGCCGCCCCGCGCGCCACCCAGCGCAACTCGCCGACGACGGTGGCCGAACCCGCCTTCATCGCCGCCGCGGGCGGTTTGAGCGCCATCGGCCACGTCTTCACCGAACAACGCTTCATCGGCGCCGCCGCCACCCTGGAGTTCACCGGCGCGGGCAAAGTCCTGGCCGTAGGCGAGGAATTCCGCCGCGGCGGCACCTCCGCCGCCGTCCTCTACCCCACCCCCTAA
- a CDS encoding WGR and DUF4132 domain-containing protein, whose translation MRLEFVGDGSAKFWEGELNGCAVTVRWGRIGTAGQSQVKEFATTDAAQAHLDKVAADKVRKGYQEAGAELAPVVAAVPVAPAEPAAIRDENTFVPPSALGRGVHLRRGDGRGARALVRGASETIRELLKEQQSHVSFMLRHLGEDATAAYPVYVDGAPDPLGGGAVLVSLAACRRYLDETKVPLVADAWLAEHGVVFATSALMEAAGLQGDHNAMGWPHGCIEAAGRVRAALATATDEEYTAAVSLLAGKHQHWQPIVAAFIAPTETALVEAVLRDAPKWDARRLGWQPLMVSAISTREQFDSLLPLHSWHISRSPKTLATLVETLRGDVVAEVVEWSREAPSEERRKYLAQLAEIPTDEAFGALLGQVGEKYVAPVLMAAMKRYPLRALRMLAAEASPAAAALLRGHLLAHPHLVDQVVELPDGARQSAEAMLEGTKRLPDATDLPSLLVTPPWTTKRVVVKPLVVAGLSVPDELRDTVFDWLPGERESWTETPLEYTPFHDLTGWESVIHKYKSGTLHVSEQYLFAQGPPELTAPLLRDWQPGWLYGLDEWGRRIAAGYGRDGVEFLLRNTSGNPAAVARLLVPARDPAVAAAMAQWLVTAKSVRPAARAWFARHGPRAVPLLVPDAVGVPAGRRGYAEAALRLIAGSAGVDAVVEAAAVFGAEAVAAVRAVLAVDPLTVLPARLPVIGDWADPLLLPQIRSRAGDTGLPIAATRHVLTILSLGKAGEPYAGVEILRAWADPASLAEFVWGLFRQWQQVEMPPKDGWVMTALGLFGDDDTVRSLAPVIRIWPGEGRHQLAVTGLDVLAEIGTDVALMHLNGIANKVKFKGLKTKAQEKISEVAANLGLSADELADRLVPDFGLDAEGALVIDYGPRRFTVGFDEHLKPFVRDADGKQRKDLPKPGAKDDPDIADAAHKRFAALKKDVRTVAADQIIRLEKAMTARRRWTGAQFHELFVAHPLLWHVSRRLVWGVYEDGALVGGFRLAEDRTLADVEDDTISLADDAVVGIAHPVDLGSAATAWSEVFADYEILQPFAQLGRPVYSADVPLEKFVGVTVTTGKVLGLIRRGWERGEPQDAGVEVWISKPLPDNQTAVINLDPGIAVGALDVFPEQKLESVWLNPGRGGDWSRNGRVLPLEDLDPITVSELIADLMELTEL comes from the coding sequence GTGCGGTTGGAGTTCGTCGGCGATGGGTCCGCCAAGTTCTGGGAGGGCGAGCTCAATGGCTGTGCGGTGACGGTCCGCTGGGGCCGCATCGGCACCGCCGGGCAGTCGCAGGTCAAGGAGTTCGCGACAACCGATGCCGCTCAGGCGCACTTGGACAAGGTTGCCGCCGACAAGGTGCGCAAGGGGTACCAGGAAGCGGGCGCCGAGCTCGCGCCGGTCGTCGCGGCCGTTCCCGTGGCGCCGGCCGAGCCCGCCGCGATTCGCGACGAGAACACGTTCGTCCCGCCCTCGGCGTTGGGCCGTGGGGTGCACCTGCGCCGAGGCGATGGCCGGGGTGCGCGCGCGCTCGTCCGCGGCGCCTCCGAGACGATCCGCGAGTTGCTCAAGGAGCAGCAATCGCATGTCTCGTTCATGCTGCGGCACCTGGGCGAAGACGCGACAGCGGCGTACCCGGTCTACGTCGACGGTGCACCGGACCCCTTGGGCGGGGGCGCGGTGCTGGTTTCGCTGGCCGCCTGTCGGCGCTACCTCGACGAAACGAAGGTCCCGCTGGTAGCGGACGCATGGCTGGCGGAGCACGGCGTCGTCTTCGCCACCTCCGCCCTGATGGAGGCCGCGGGGCTCCAAGGGGACCACAACGCCATGGGATGGCCGCACGGGTGCATCGAGGCAGCGGGCCGGGTCCGGGCCGCGCTGGCGACGGCGACCGACGAGGAGTACACCGCCGCCGTCTCCCTGCTGGCCGGGAAGCACCAGCACTGGCAGCCGATCGTCGCCGCCTTCATCGCGCCCACCGAGACCGCGTTGGTCGAGGCGGTCCTGAGGGACGCTCCGAAGTGGGATGCGCGACGCCTCGGATGGCAGCCGCTGATGGTCAGCGCGATCAGCACCCGCGAGCAATTCGACAGCCTGCTGCCGTTGCACAGCTGGCACATCAGCAGGTCACCGAAGACGCTGGCCACGTTGGTCGAGACACTCCGCGGCGACGTCGTCGCGGAAGTGGTCGAGTGGTCACGCGAAGCGCCCTCGGAGGAGCGGCGCAAGTACCTCGCGCAGCTCGCCGAGATCCCGACCGACGAGGCGTTCGGCGCCCTGCTCGGCCAAGTAGGCGAGAAATACGTCGCACCGGTCCTGATGGCGGCGATGAAGCGCTACCCGCTGCGCGCCCTGCGCATGCTGGCGGCGGAGGCGAGCCCGGCCGCGGCGGCGCTGCTGCGCGGGCACCTGCTCGCGCATCCACACCTGGTCGACCAGGTCGTGGAGCTGCCCGACGGGGCTCGCCAGTCCGCTGAGGCGATGCTGGAGGGCACCAAGCGGCTGCCCGACGCGACCGATCTGCCTTCCCTGCTGGTCACGCCGCCGTGGACGACCAAGCGTGTCGTGGTGAAACCGCTGGTCGTGGCCGGTCTGAGCGTGCCGGACGAGCTGCGCGACACCGTGTTCGACTGGCTGCCCGGCGAGCGGGAGTCGTGGACCGAGACGCCACTGGAGTACACCCCGTTTCATGACCTGACGGGCTGGGAGTCCGTCATCCACAAGTACAAGTCGGGCACGCTGCACGTCTCGGAGCAGTACCTCTTCGCCCAAGGGCCGCCGGAACTCACGGCGCCGCTGTTGCGTGACTGGCAGCCGGGCTGGCTGTACGGCCTGGACGAGTGGGGCAGGCGGATCGCCGCGGGCTACGGGCGCGACGGTGTGGAGTTCTTGCTGCGCAACACTTCCGGCAACCCGGCCGCCGTGGCTCGGCTGCTCGTGCCCGCCCGCGATCCCGCTGTCGCGGCGGCGATGGCGCAGTGGCTGGTGACGGCGAAGTCGGTCCGACCGGCCGCGCGGGCGTGGTTCGCCCGACACGGGCCGCGGGCGGTGCCGCTGCTGGTCCCCGACGCCGTCGGGGTGCCGGCCGGGCGCCGCGGCTACGCGGAGGCAGCGCTGCGGCTGATCGCGGGCTCCGCCGGGGTCGACGCCGTCGTGGAGGCCGCGGCCGTCTTCGGCGCTGAGGCCGTCGCCGCGGTGCGCGCCGTGCTCGCGGTCGACCCGCTGACCGTGCTGCCCGCACGCCTCCCGGTGATCGGCGACTGGGCTGATCCGCTGCTGCTGCCGCAGATCCGCTCGCGCGCAGGCGACACCGGTCTGCCGATCGCGGCGACCCGGCACGTGCTGACGATTCTCAGCCTGGGCAAGGCAGGCGAGCCGTACGCGGGAGTCGAGATCCTGCGTGCGTGGGCCGATCCCGCCTCACTCGCCGAGTTCGTGTGGGGCTTGTTCCGGCAGTGGCAGCAAGTGGAGATGCCGCCGAAGGACGGCTGGGTGATGACCGCGCTCGGCCTGTTCGGCGACGACGACACGGTGCGCTCGCTCGCGCCGGTCATCCGGATCTGGCCGGGCGAGGGCCGACACCAGCTCGCGGTCACCGGCCTCGATGTCCTGGCCGAGATCGGCACAGACGTGGCGCTGATGCACCTCAACGGCATCGCGAACAAGGTGAAGTTCAAGGGACTCAAGACCAAGGCCCAGGAGAAGATCTCCGAGGTCGCGGCGAACCTCGGACTCAGCGCCGATGAACTCGCCGACCGGCTCGTCCCGGACTTCGGGCTCGACGCCGAGGGCGCGCTGGTCATCGACTACGGCCCGCGGCGGTTCACGGTGGGCTTCGACGAGCACCTCAAGCCGTTCGTCCGCGACGCGGACGGCAAGCAGCGCAAGGACTTGCCGAAGCCGGGGGCCAAGGACGACCCGGACATCGCCGACGCCGCCCACAAGCGGTTCGCGGCGCTGAAGAAGGACGTGCGCACGGTCGCCGCGGACCAGATCATCCGGCTGGAGAAGGCGATGACCGCCCGCCGTCGGTGGACGGGCGCGCAGTTCCACGAGCTGTTCGTCGCGCATCCCCTGCTGTGGCACGTGTCCCGCAGACTCGTCTGGGGTGTCTACGAAGACGGTGCGCTGGTCGGCGGTTTCCGGCTCGCCGAGGACCGCACCCTCGCCGACGTCGAGGACGACACCATCAGCCTCGCGGACGACGCCGTGGTCGGGATCGCCCACCCGGTCGACCTCGGCTCGGCCGCGACCGCGTGGTCGGAGGTCTTCGCCGATTACGAGATCCTGCAGCCGTTCGCCCAGCTCGGCAGGCCGGTGTACTCGGCCGACGTGCCGCTGGAGAAGTTCGTAGGAGTCACGGTCACCACCGGCAAGGTCCTGGGCCTGATCCGCCGCGGCTGGGAACGTGGCGAACCGCAGGACGCGGGCGTCGAGGTCTGGATCAGCAAACCGTTGCCGGACAACCAGACCGCGGTGATCAACCTTGATCCCGGCATCGCCGTCGGGGCGCTCGACGTCTTCCCGGAACAGAAACTGGAATCGGTCTGGCTCAATCCGGGCCGCGGCGGCGACTGGTCCCGCAACGGCCGGGTGCTGCCGCTGGAGGACCTCGACCCGATCACCGTCTCCGAACTGATCGCCGACCTGATGGAGCTGACGGAGCTGTGA
- a CDS encoding DUF4132 domain-containing protein — protein MTEDVFVPPSTLGRAVYPRRDRPHPPRPLVADAVDQARRILDRARPSLDFSSLGQETERAAASYLDGEATPFGAAATIAWLPRGNDDEYAVFADAWIAQRGIDFAVSATVELADRGYWQPSHYKIAGRVRAALATADADTYAAVAARLTQPLSGAKQVLAAFLLPTETALVDAACAAGFQAHCGDRWSLLYAAVSTLDQVRLLGVPDHWTVRQPAILTTLVETLGPDLTPVFAAWIDSEWAPPTDLVRRVSGFLAEFPTDEAFGVLLDRAGSRHARPALLEAMRRYPSRALRLLADRDTHAGLLRTHLLGTPDLADHIAALPAAARARAEAASVHPTQLPDAPADALPALFTTPPWTRKPAKRAAIKGLPVPEPTLAWLPGEQATWSKRRDGHRFFAEVGDWAAKVQDFRDGRIPNGYRPDLFLEGPIEVLTPLLAEWDGKTYSHISQWGRPLLAKYGVDGLRFLTGFAARQPLPDNVRVLLPALSAETAVLMGKLSVRRTTRADALAWFDRHGAAAAPYLIPTALVSGADRKHAEAGLRLIADTEAVLTAAKKHGDKVVAAVHAILDTDPLDLVPAKPPTIGDWADPAVLPRITLADQAHGLSHDSTKTVLTVLSLCVPGEPYAGADLVRQVCDPDSLAAFVSALFHRWEEVGAPAKDSWAMNALGVFGNDATADNITRLILEWPNTGLHQRAAAGLDVLVELGTDTALNHLKAISAGKGMAGLRRRAKDKIAEAASRRGLTSEQLADRLVPDLGLDRDGTLTLDYGPRRFVVGFDEYLKPVVSDAEGVRRRDLPKPGAKDDPDLATEAHQRFTRMKKEARAVASTQVARLELAMVRQRRWSRAEFRELIVEHPLLWHIGRRLVWGAYADGVVIGSFRPAEDRTFADVHDDPYDLPAAALVGVAHQLDLGPDASAWAEVFADYEILQPFTQLGRPTFTADQSTPARFENAATTTGDLLGLVRRGWERAGAGDGGYETFLTKSLPGGREFTVDIEPGIYLGDVQPTEKQHLIGLRLTGVDSFADLDPITASELIADLTELTAR, from the coding sequence GTGACCGAGGATGTCTTCGTCCCGCCGTCCACGCTCGGCCGGGCCGTGTACCCGAGACGCGATAGGCCCCACCCGCCGCGCCCGCTCGTGGCGGACGCCGTCGACCAGGCGCGCCGGATCCTCGACCGGGCACGACCTTCGCTCGACTTCTCGTCGCTGGGCCAGGAGACCGAGCGGGCCGCCGCGTCTTACCTCGACGGCGAGGCGACCCCGTTCGGCGCGGCCGCGACCATCGCCTGGCTGCCGCGCGGGAACGACGACGAATACGCGGTCTTCGCCGACGCGTGGATCGCGCAGCGCGGCATCGACTTCGCCGTGTCGGCGACCGTCGAACTCGCCGACCGCGGTTACTGGCAGCCGAGCCACTACAAGATCGCGGGCCGGGTCCGCGCGGCCTTGGCCACCGCCGATGCCGACACCTACGCCGCTGTGGCGGCCAGGCTGACTCAGCCCTTGTCCGGAGCGAAACAGGTCCTCGCCGCGTTCCTGCTGCCGACCGAGACCGCACTGGTCGACGCCGCGTGCGCGGCGGGTTTCCAGGCCCACTGCGGCGACCGGTGGAGCCTGCTCTACGCCGCGGTCAGCACGCTCGACCAGGTGCGCCTGCTGGGCGTACCGGACCACTGGACGGTGCGGCAGCCCGCGATCCTGACGACCCTGGTGGAGACCCTCGGACCGGATCTCACACCCGTGTTCGCCGCGTGGATCGACTCCGAGTGGGCACCGCCGACGGACCTGGTGCGCCGGGTCAGCGGCTTCCTCGCCGAGTTCCCCACGGATGAGGCATTCGGCGTGCTGCTCGACCGCGCGGGCAGCCGACACGCTCGGCCCGCGCTGCTCGAGGCGATGCGCCGCTACCCGTCCCGGGCGTTGCGTCTGTTGGCCGATCGCGACACGCACGCGGGCCTGCTGCGAACGCATCTGCTGGGCACACCCGACCTGGCCGACCACATCGCCGCGCTGCCCGCCGCCGCCCGGGCCCGCGCCGAAGCGGCCTCGGTCCACCCCACCCAGCTTCCCGACGCACCCGCGGACGCGCTGCCCGCGTTGTTCACCACACCGCCTTGGACCCGCAAACCCGCCAAGCGCGCCGCGATCAAGGGTCTCCCGGTGCCTGAGCCGACCCTGGCATGGCTGCCCGGCGAGCAGGCGACGTGGTCCAAGCGACGCGACGGTCACCGGTTCTTCGCCGAGGTCGGCGACTGGGCGGCCAAAGTCCAGGACTTCCGCGACGGCCGAATCCCGAACGGCTACCGGCCCGACCTGTTCCTCGAAGGTCCGATCGAGGTCCTCACACCGCTGCTCGCCGAGTGGGATGGCAAGACCTACAGCCACATCAGCCAGTGGGGTCGCCCGCTGCTGGCCAAGTACGGCGTGGACGGTCTCCGGTTCCTGACGGGGTTCGCCGCACGGCAACCGCTGCCGGACAACGTGCGCGTGCTGCTGCCCGCGTTGAGCGCGGAGACCGCGGTGCTCATGGGGAAGCTGTCGGTCCGGCGGACCACCCGGGCGGACGCCCTGGCCTGGTTCGACCGGCATGGCGCGGCGGCGGCGCCGTACCTCATCCCGACCGCGCTGGTGTCAGGCGCCGACCGCAAGCACGCCGAAGCGGGTCTGCGGCTGATCGCCGACACCGAAGCCGTCCTCACCGCCGCCAAGAAGCACGGCGACAAGGTGGTCGCGGCGGTCCACGCGATCCTGGACACCGACCCGCTCGACTTGGTGCCCGCCAAGCCGCCGACCATCGGCGACTGGGCCGATCCCGCTGTGCTGCCGCGGATCACGCTCGCCGACCAGGCCCACGGGCTGTCCCACGACTCGACCAAGACCGTGCTGACCGTGCTGTCGCTGTGCGTCCCCGGCGAGCCGTACGCGGGCGCCGACCTCGTGCGTCAGGTGTGCGACCCGGATTCGCTGGCGGCGTTCGTCTCCGCGCTGTTCCACCGGTGGGAGGAAGTGGGAGCGCCTGCGAAGGACAGCTGGGCGATGAACGCGCTCGGTGTGTTCGGCAACGACGCCACCGCCGACAACATCACCCGGCTCATCCTCGAGTGGCCGAACACCGGGCTGCACCAGCGCGCGGCCGCCGGTCTCGACGTGCTCGTCGAACTCGGCACCGACACAGCGCTGAACCACCTCAAGGCCATCTCGGCGGGCAAGGGCATGGCGGGCCTGCGCCGCCGGGCGAAGGACAAGATCGCCGAGGCCGCGAGCCGACGTGGCCTGACCTCGGAGCAGCTGGCCGACCGGCTGGTGCCCGACCTCGGGCTGGACCGTGACGGCACGCTGACCTTGGACTACGGCCCACGGCGGTTCGTGGTCGGCTTCGACGAGTACCTCAAGCCGGTCGTGTCCGACGCCGAAGGGGTGCGTCGCCGGGACTTGCCGAAGCCGGGCGCGAAGGACGACCCAGACCTCGCCACCGAGGCACACCAGCGGTTCACCCGGATGAAGAAGGAAGCGCGGGCGGTCGCGAGCACCCAGGTCGCCCGGCTCGAACTGGCGATGGTGCGGCAGCGCCGCTGGTCGCGGGCGGAGTTCCGCGAGCTCATCGTCGAGCACCCACTGCTGTGGCACATCGGCCGCCGACTCGTGTGGGGCGCGTACGCCGACGGTGTGGTGATCGGGTCGTTCCGGCCGGCCGAGGACCGCACGTTCGCCGACGTCCACGACGACCCGTACGACCTGCCCGCCGCCGCACTGGTGGGCGTGGCGCACCAGCTCGATCTCGGGCCGGACGCGAGCGCGTGGGCCGAGGTGTTCGCCGACTACGAGATCCTGCAGCCCTTCACCCAACTCGGCAGGCCCACGTTCACCGCGGATCAGTCGACCCCCGCGCGGTTCGAGAACGCCGCGACCACCACCGGCGACCTGCTCGGACTGGTCCGCCGGGGTTGGGAACGCGCGGGCGCAGGCGACGGCGGCTACGAGACCTTCCTGACCAAATCGCTTCCAGGCGGGCGCGAGTTCACCGTGGACATCGAACCCGGCATCTACCTTGGCGATGTCCAGCCAACCGAGAAGCAGCACCTCATCGGCCTGCGGCTGACCGGTGTCGACTCGTTCGCCGACCTCGACCCGATCACCGCCTCCGAGCTGATCGCCGACCTCACGGAGCTGACGGCCCGATGA
- a CDS encoding ATP-binding protein, whose translation MTTENLQRPPAEVRFADELTRLREADTGDRPPGWWLSMEAARRFIVGDESHGISRKFVGDVSLIDRALISLATSRGLMLVGEPGTAKSLLSELIAAAVSGVSTLTIQGGAATTEDQIKYSWNYAMLVSEGPSTRSLVPAPLLRGMAEGRLVRFEEITRCPLEVQDCLLSPLSDRVLAVPELEGADAMVFAREGFNIIATANTRDRGVNEMSAALKRRFNFETVFPIADFATELALVEQEANALLQRSGVKIAQDRDVLEVLVSAFRDLRTDKSDRLTTVMSTAEAVSVAHAVGLRGWYLRGERGSAADIVDCLAGTAAKDSTDDLAKLRRYLEQRAAKKPGPHWAELHGARHRLPG comes from the coding sequence ATGACCACCGAGAACCTGCAGCGCCCGCCCGCGGAGGTTCGGTTCGCCGACGAGCTGACCCGGCTGCGCGAGGCCGACACCGGTGACCGCCCGCCCGGCTGGTGGCTGAGCATGGAGGCGGCGCGGCGGTTCATCGTCGGCGACGAGTCCCACGGGATCAGCCGCAAGTTCGTCGGCGACGTGTCCCTGATCGACCGCGCGCTGATCTCGCTGGCCACCAGCCGCGGCCTGATGCTGGTCGGGGAGCCGGGCACGGCCAAGTCGCTGCTCTCGGAGCTGATCGCGGCGGCGGTGAGCGGGGTGTCCACGCTGACCATCCAGGGCGGCGCGGCGACCACCGAGGACCAGATCAAGTACTCGTGGAACTACGCGATGCTCGTCTCCGAGGGCCCGTCGACGCGGTCGCTGGTCCCGGCGCCGCTGCTGCGCGGCATGGCCGAGGGCAGGCTCGTCCGGTTCGAGGAGATCACCCGCTGCCCGCTGGAGGTGCAGGACTGCCTGCTCTCGCCGCTGTCGGATCGGGTGCTCGCGGTCCCCGAACTGGAAGGGGCCGATGCGATGGTGTTCGCCCGTGAGGGCTTCAACATCATCGCCACCGCGAACACCCGCGACCGCGGCGTCAACGAGATGAGCGCGGCCCTCAAGCGGCGCTTCAACTTCGAGACAGTGTTCCCGATCGCCGACTTCGCGACCGAGCTCGCCTTGGTCGAGCAGGAGGCGAACGCGCTACTCCAGCGCTCCGGGGTGAAGATCGCCCAGGACCGCGACGTCTTGGAGGTGCTGGTCTCCGCGTTCCGCGACCTGCGCACCGACAAGTCCGACCGGCTCACGACGGTGATGAGCACCGCCGAAGCCGTGTCGGTCGCGCACGCCGTGGGCCTGCGCGGCTGGTACCTGCGCGGCGAGCGGGGCTCGGCCGCCGACATCGTCGACTGCCTCGCCGGGACCGCCGCGAAGGACAGCACCGACGACCTGGCCAAGCTCCGCCGCTACCTGGAGCAGCGGGCCGCCAAGAAGCCCGGCCCGCACTGGGCCGAGTTGCACGGCGCGCGGCACCGGCTGCCCGGATGA